A single Muntiacus reevesi chromosome 9, mMunRee1.1, whole genome shotgun sequence DNA region contains:
- the LOC136175258 gene encoding olfactory receptor 52M1 produces MLTFHNVCSAPSSFQLTGIPGLESLHTWLSIPFSSMYLVAVVGNVTILAVVRVEHSLHQPMYFFLCMLAIIDLVLSTSTMPKLLGIFWFEAGDIGLDACLAQMFLIHCFATVESGIFLAMAFDRYVAICNPLHHTTVLTHTMVGRLGMAALCRGVLYIGPLPLMIRLRLPLYKTRVISHSYCEHMAVVTLACGDSRINNIYGLSIGFLVLILDSMAITASYVMIFRTVIGLATPEARLKTLGTCGSHICAILVFYVPIAVSSLIHRFGHQVPPPIHTLLANFYLLIPPILNPIVYAVRTKQIRERLLQILKTETKIK; encoded by the coding sequence ATGCTCACTTTTCATAATGTCTGCTCAGCTCCCAGTTCCTTCCAGCTCACTGGCATTCCAGGACTGGAGTCCCTGCATACCTGGCTCTCCATCCCCTTCAGCTCCATGTACCTGGTAGCTGTGGTGGGGAATGTCACCATTCTGGCTGTGGTAAGGGTGGAGCATAGTCTGCACcagcccatgtacttctttctgtGCATGTTGGCTATCATTGACCTGGTTCTGTCTACTTCCACTATGCCCAAACTGCTGGGGATCTTCTGGTTTGAGGCTGGTGATATTGGGTTGGATGCCTGCTTGGCTCAGATGTTCCTCATTCACTGTTTTGCTACGGTGGAGTCAGGCATCTTCCTTGCCATGGCTTTTGACCGCTATGTAGCCAtctgcaacccactccatcatACCACAGTGCTCACTCATACCATGGTGGGACGTTTGGGGATGGCTGCCCTCTGCCGGGGTGTCCTCTACATTGGACCCTTGCCTCTGATGATCCGCCTGCGGCTGCCTCTTTACAAAACCCGTGTCATCTCCCACTCCTACTGTGAGCACATGGCTGTGGTCACCTTGGCGTGTGGTGACAGCAGGATCAACAATATCTATGGATTAAGCATTGGCTTTCTGGTCTTGATCCTGGACTCAATGGCCATTACTGCCTCCTATGTGATGATTTTCAGAACCGTGATAGGGCTGGCTACTCCTGAAGCCAGGCTTAAAACCCTGGGGACATGTGGTTCCCACATCTGTGCTATCCTTGTCTTTTATGTTCCCATTGCTGTTTCTTCCCTCATTCACCGATTTGGTCACCAGGTGCCCCCTCCAATCCACACCTTGCTGGCCAACTTCTACCTCCTTATTCCTCCAATCCTCAATCCCATTGTCTATGCGGTCCGCACCAAGCAGATCCGGGAAAGACTTCTCCAAATTCTCAAGACAGAAACTAAGATCAAATGA